One Phoenix dactylifera cultivar Barhee BC4 chromosome 8, palm_55x_up_171113_PBpolish2nd_filt_p, whole genome shotgun sequence genomic window carries:
- the LOC103702488 gene encoding signal recognition particle 19 kDa protein: MDGMPNIKKWIIVYPVYINSKKTIAEGRRVSAEKACENPTCIEIGDCCSYLKLPFAIELDKAYPRDFMQRGRVRVLLKREDGSLYNPAIGTRKQLMLQIAELVPKHHGRTKKQEATSTSNAGPSKSGKGGKKKK, translated from the exons ATGGATGGAATGCCCAACATAAAGAAATGGATAATAGTCTATCCTGTCTATATAAACTCAAAAAAGACGATTGCCGAAGGCCGCCGTGTCAGTGCTGAAAAAGCATGCGAGAACCCCACCTGTATTGAGATCGGCGATTGTTGCAGCTATCTCAAGCTTCCCTTTGCCATTGAG TTGGATAAGGCATACCCCCGAGACTTCATGCAGAGAGGAAGGGTGAGGGTGCTGCTGAAAAGGGAGGATGGGTCCCTGTATAATCCTGCCATTGGCACCC GAAAGCAACTGATGCTCCAAATTGCAGAGTTGGTTCCCAAACATCATGGTAGAACGAAGAAACAGGAGGCTACGAGTACATCAAATGCAGGGCCTTCAAAATCTGGAAAGggtggaaagaagaaaaaatga
- the LOC103702489 gene encoding protein kish — protein MSALFNFHSFLTVVLFVICTCTYIKMQFPTILEQRTGFRGFFWKAARIGERLSPWVALGCFAMGISIIIF, from the exons ATG TCGGCGCTGTTTAATTTCCATTCGTTCCTGACGGTGGTACTGTTTGTGATCTGCACCTGTACCTACATCAAGATGCAGTTCCCCACCATTCTTGAACAGAGGACCGG GTTTCGTGGCTTCTTCTGGAAGGCAGCTAGAATAG GTGAACGCTTAAGCCCATGGGTGGCCTTGGGGTGCTTTGCGATGGGCATATCCATAATTATTTTCTGA
- the LOC103702490 gene encoding probable protein ABIL3 — protein sequence METISPSPSSFSAHQEEAPAYDEISMKQSLLFSHSLKDLKNLRSQLYSAAEYFELSCSNDDQKRTAMNTLKDYALEALVNTVDHLGSVSYKVNDLLNEKVGEVSGTEFRVSCIEQRLRTCQEYIDQEGRSQQSLVIQAPKYHKHYILPVGETILESGRHAIPKYQELDPPKESQQFQTVVQSTIRGRKPSFRRLRSPSPSASSSPFQRARSLSPFQKARPPSPSLEIGKFSFKEKRAVSPPSNSNPSARTKSLSSRPNAANSSNIGHWYPSETRKSSPMHLHAETNGHKETDQNSKKSRGLLKALLTRRRSRNDESLYAYLNEY from the exons ATGGAGACCATATCTCcatctccttcttccttctctgcCCATCAGGAGGAAGCACCGGCATATGATGAGATCTCCATGAAACAGAGCCTGCTCTTCTCCCACAGCCTCAAG GACCTGAAGAATCTGCGATCGCAATTGTACTCAGCagcagaatattttgagttatctTGCAGCAATGATGACCAGAAACGGAC AGCTATGAACACCTTGAAAGATTATGCCCTTGAGGCCCTCGTTAATACAGTGGATCATTTGGGCTCTGTCTCGTACAAGGTTAATGATCTTCTCAATGAAAAAGTTGGTGAGGTTTCTGGAACAGAGTTTCGGGTTTCTTGCATCGAACAG AGACTTCGAACTTGTCAAGAGTACATCGATCAAGAAGGCCGGTCTCAACAGTCTCTTGTGATCCAAGCTCCAAAGTATCACAAACATTACATTTTACCAG TAGGTGAAACTATTCTTGAATCTGGAAGACATGCTATACCGAAGTACCAAGAATTAGACCCACCGAAGGAATCACAGCAGTTTCAGACTG TGGTTCAATCAACAATTAGGGGAAGAAAACCCTCGTTCAG GAGACTGCGTTCCCCTTCGCCTTCTGCTTCCTCTTCCCCTTTCCAACGAGCACGCTCCTTATCACCTTTTCAAAAAGCACGTCCGCCATCACCTTCCCTAGAGATTGGGAAATTCTCCTTTAAAG AGAAAAGAGCAGTCTCGCCACCTTCAAATTCAAATCCATCTGCACGTACAAAATCACTCTCGAGTAGACCAAATGCTGCTAACTCATCAAATATTGGGCATTGG TATCCTTCGGAAACTCGAAAATCATCACCAATGCACTTGCATGCTGAAACAAACGGTCATAAAGAGACCGATCAAAATTCAAAGAAGAGTAGAGGCCTCCTCAAGGCCTTGCTCACTAGGCGCAGATCAAGGAATGATGAGTCATTGTATGCTTACTTGAATGAATATTAA